A region from the Arachis ipaensis cultivar K30076 chromosome B01, Araip1.1, whole genome shotgun sequence genome encodes:
- the LOC107618401 gene encoding uncharacterized protein LOC107618401, whose translation MEKLKDEQMEYHQSFEAKDPLTESIYSLQIAKEALEQEVKKFGDIWNQPLLSASTSLELKALSKSEDSKDEYLADANSVSVKTLEKQGSLSRIQVQVPNKIEDFGDIIAVVETCMIERSVCKLTFLFSLQFILLILVFLLFDSRLSIDSAVVAPT comes from the exons atggagaagttAAAGGATGAACAAATGGAGTATCATCAATCTTTTGAGGCCAAGGATCCTTTAACTGAGTCCATTTATAGCCTTCAGATTGCAAAGGAAGCACTTGAACAAG AAGTGAAAAAATTTGGTGACATTTGGAACCAACCTCTGTTATCTGCTTCAACTTCCTTGGAACTCAAGGCATTGAGCAAATCGGAAGATTCCAAGGATGAGTACCTCGCCGATGCGAATTCAGTCTCTGTCAAGACACTGGAGAAGCAAGGATCACTATCTAGAATTCAAGTGCAAGTTCCTAACAAAATTGAAGATTTTGGTGACATCATAGCAGTTGTGGAAACTTGTATGATTGAGAGAAGTGTGTGTAAGCtcacatttttattttcattacagTTCATATTATTGATCTTGGTTTTTTTACTTTTTGACTCCCGGTTATCAATTGATTCTGCTGTCGTTGCTCCGACATGA
- the LOC107617589 gene encoding actin-related protein 8 — MIFRKLQVASPHSSDSETQTMMATLFRKLCVCSETASYNNPRPSSEAAASSGSLLESLPNEIVMQIVRLLGPKQAAQLSVVNRKWRSLISDNELWAHFLEVHHPQPWDSVLFSETFLASAYPLLPLPTSVAEMPSVSFKQVYGQRARLPCSVIIDGGSGYCKYGWSTLPCPSWRSATFLEFGNVETPIYTRLRHFFWTIYSRMKAKPSSQPVVVSIPICHYDDTESAKASRRQLKEAIYTALFDMNVPAVCALNQAVLALFAAKQTSGIVVNIGFQVTSVVPILNGKVMRKVGVEVVGLGALKLTGFLREQMQQNNMSFESMYTVRMLKEKLCYVAIDYEAELSKDTQASFEAAGEGWFILKKERFQTGEILFQPRLAGVRAMGLHQAVALCIDHCHSAELTADTNWFKTVVLCGGSACLPGLAERLEKELHALVDPNLSDRITVIPPPYGADSAWFGAKMIGNLSTFPGPWCITKKQFRQKHKTNRIW, encoded by the exons ATGATTTTTCGGAAGTTGCAAGTTGCAAGTCCACACTCCTCTGACTCTGAAACACAAACCATGATGGCAACACTCTTCAGAAAACTATGCGTTTGCAGTGAAACGGCGTCGTATAACAACCCCCGACCCTCATCCGAAGCTGCTGCTTCTTCAGGTTCGTTGCTGGAATCACTTCCAAACGAGATTGTGATGCAGATCGTACGGTTATTGGGCCCAAAGCAGGCCGCTCAGCTCAGCGTGGTTAACAGAAAGTGGCGATCCCTCATCTCCGATAACGAACTCTGGGCCCACTTTCTTGAGGTCCACCATCCTCAGCCATGGGATTCCGTGCTTTTCTCCGAGACTTTTCTGGCCTCTGCTtaccctcttcttcctcttcc AACCTCAGTTGCTGAGATGCCATCTGtgtcattcaagcaagtttatggCCAGCGTGCAAGACTGCCTTGTTCTGTTATCATTGATG GTGGTTCTGGCTATTGCAAATATGGTTGGAGCACACTCCCTTGTCCATCATGGCGGTCGGCGACCTTTCTG GAATTTGGTAATGTGGAAACGCCAATATACACCAGACTCAGACACTTTTTTTGGACTATTTATAGCAG GATGAAGGCGAAACCAAGTTCTCAACCAGTTGTTGTTTCTATACCAATATGCCACTATGACG ATACTGAATCAGCCAAAGCCTCAAGGCGGCAGCTTAAGGAAGCAATCTATACTGCCCTGTTTGACATGAATGTTCCTGCTGTTTGTGCTCTAAATCAG GCAGTTCTAGCTCTTTTTGCTGCCAAACAAACTTCTGGAATAGTTGTGAATATAGGTTTTCAAGTCACATCTGTTGTTCCAA TTTTAAATGGCAAAGTGATGCGAAAAGTGGGTGTGGAGGTTGTGGGGTTGGGAGCCCTAAAGCTCACTGGATTCCTTAGAGAACAAATGCAACAGAATAACATGAGTTTTGAATCAATGTACACTGTTCGAATGCTGAAAGAG AAGCTATGCTATGTTGCTATTGATTATGAAGCAGAGCTATCTAAAGATACACAAGCATCATTTGAAGCTGCAGGAGAAGGATGGTTTATACTTAAAAAAGAGCGCTTTCAAACCGGAGAGATCTTATTCCAGCCACGTCTTGCCGGAGT ACGAGCAATGGGTTTGCACCAGGCCGTTGCTCTGTGCATCGACCATTGCCATTCTGCAGAATTAACCGCGGACACGAATTGGTTCAAGACCGTAGTCTTATGTGGGGGCAGTGCATGTTTACCAGGTTTGGCAG AGAGATTAGAGAAAGAACTTCATGCCTTGGTTGATCCCAACCTGTCAGACAGAATCACAGTCATACCTCCTCCATATGGCGCGGATTCGGCATGGTTTGGAGCAAAGATGATTGGCAAT TTAAGTACCTTTCCTGGTCCATGGTGTATAACAAAGAAGCAGTTCcgtcaaaagcataaaactaatcggATATGGTGA